From one Melioribacteraceae bacterium genomic stretch:
- a CDS encoding fatty acid desaturase, translated as MSHQKDFVYSDQPEPHKQRTRDILKAHPEVRELISRTPMSGVIIIGVVALQIIIAILLSAQAWWMALITAFVIGAFANHSLFVLIHEATHNLIFKSRTLNKLIGIIADLPNIVPSSISFRTYHLQHHSHQGDYKLDADLASMWEAKLIGSNFFGKSLWLLFFPVFQALRPPRLNIKFADAWTFINWFFVFAFDFVIIYFFGWISFLYLVFSFFFSIGFHPLGARWIQEHFLTYPPQETYSYYGPLNILALNVGYHNEHHDFPSIPWNKLPKLREIAPEFYNNLHYHKSWFLLWLRWLFDPKLSLYSRMARKVSAAS; from the coding sequence ATGTCTCATCAAAAAGATTTTGTTTATTCCGATCAACCTGAACCTCATAAACAAAGAACAAGAGATATTCTAAAAGCACATCCCGAAGTAAGAGAATTAATTTCACGAACTCCAATGAGTGGTGTTATAATAATCGGAGTTGTTGCATTGCAGATTATTATTGCAATTTTATTAAGTGCACAAGCTTGGTGGATGGCTTTAATTACCGCATTTGTGATCGGTGCATTTGCTAATCACTCATTGTTTGTCTTAATTCACGAAGCAACTCACAATTTGATTTTTAAGAGCAGAACGCTAAACAAATTAATCGGAATTATTGCAGATTTGCCCAACATAGTCCCGAGCAGTATTTCATTTAGAACCTATCATTTGCAGCATCATTCACATCAAGGGGATTATAAACTTGATGCGGATCTGGCAAGTATGTGGGAAGCGAAATTAATCGGAAGTAATTTTTTTGGAAAAAGTTTGTGGTTATTGTTCTTCCCGGTATTTCAAGCGCTGCGTCCTCCAAGACTCAATATTAAATTTGCTGATGCGTGGACATTTATAAATTGGTTCTTCGTCTTCGCTTTTGATTTTGTAATAATTTACTTCTTCGGTTGGATTTCATTTCTCTATTTAGTTTTTTCATTTTTCTTTTCAATCGGATTTCATCCGCTTGGCGCCAGATGGATACAAGAACATTTTCTTACATATCCACCGCAGGAAACATATAGTTATTATGGTCCGTTAAACATTCTTGCTTTGAATGTTGGTTATCATAACGAACATCATGATTTTCCATCAATTCCTTGGAACAAGTTACCTAAGCTGAGAGAAATTGCTCCGGAATTTTATAATAATTTGCATTATCACAAATCATGGTTCTTATTATGGTTGAGGTGGTTGTTTGATCCTAAGTTATCTCTTTATTCAAGAATGGCGAGGAAGGTGAGCGCAGCGTCTTAA
- a CDS encoding DUF1569 domain-containing protein, producing MNTKIDELISKIEKLDDKTIPQWGTMTAQKMVEHLINTFRISSGKLEIECFTEERKLPILKRFLSSDKELPREFKSPANELVPQGYQFQTIEIAKSNLLKEVEDYYKFFDKKPDAKLINPTFGELNRGEWENFHIKHLTHHLTQFGLLP from the coding sequence ATGAATACAAAAATTGACGAGTTAATTAGTAAAATCGAAAAACTCGATGACAAAACCATACCGCAATGGGGAACAATGACCGCACAAAAAATGGTCGAGCATTTAATAAATACATTCAGAATATCTTCCGGCAAATTGGAAATAGAATGCTTCACGGAAGAAAGAAAACTTCCGATTCTAAAAAGATTTTTATCCAGCGATAAGGAATTGCCACGTGAGTTTAAGAGTCCGGCAAACGAATTAGTTCCGCAAGGATATCAATTTCAAACAATAGAAATTGCGAAGTCAAATCTATTAAAAGAAGTCGAAGATTATTATAAGTTTTTTGATAAGAAGCCGGATGCTAAATTGATAAACCCTACCTTCGGTGAATTAAATAGAGGAGAGTGGGAAAATTTTCATATCAAACATTTAACTCACCACCTCACACAATTTGGTTTACTCCCGTAG
- a CDS encoding Rieske 2Fe-2S domain-containing protein yields MLTDIELHKLGCDISRRDFINKSAKTIGGIAVGSFVVTFINACSGDDSSPTSPNGNGNGGGTVQLTVDISSAQNSSLQTVGGLLTLGANDIDPRGIFIYRQSESSVIAFSRECTHERCQVGSFASNNIATCPCHGSQYNQLGNVVTGPAASSLRRYTAVLEGNIITITR; encoded by the coding sequence ATGTTAACGGATATTGAATTGCATAAACTGGGCTGCGATATAAGCAGGCGTGATTTTATAAATAAATCTGCCAAGACAATTGGCGGTATAGCAGTCGGTTCTTTTGTTGTTACATTTATCAATGCATGTTCAGGCGATGATTCATCACCGACTTCACCAAACGGAAATGGTAACGGGGGCGGAACAGTTCAATTAACCGTAGATATATCATCGGCTCAAAATTCATCGCTTCAAACTGTTGGCGGGCTGCTCACACTTGGTGCAAATGATATTGATCCGCGGGGAATTTTTATTTACCGTCAAAGCGAATCTTCGGTCATTGCATTCAGCAGAGAGTGCACACATGAAAGATGCCAAGTCGGTTCCTTCGCTTCGAATAATATTGCAACATGCCCCTGTCATGGAAGCCAATATAATCAACTGGGTAATGTTGTAACCGGACCGGCAGCGTCATCGTTACGAAGATACACTGCAGTTTTAGAAGGGAATATTATTACAATCACTAGATAG
- a CDS encoding sodium-dependent bicarbonate transport family permease, with protein sequence MLELLQNAFLNIKSPAILFFILGFFASIIKSDLKIPESIAKILSIYLMMAIGFRGGVEIEHSGLSPGLLSSIGITIFVGILIPLISFIILKKVNKLDTINAGAIAAHYGSVSVITFVTAVTFLEREIVIYDGFMVGMMALMESPAIFISLLLVAYLTKKKSASTQFHINEVIRESLFNGSVILLFGSMLIGFTTGEQGYEITEHFFVSPFQGILTLFLLEMGMLAGKRIDEFREVGISLGLFGLLMPIFNGILGAILATAIGLTVGSVTLFAVLTASASYIAAPAAVRLALPSANPSYYITMSLAITFPFNIVFGIPLYYSIAGFLQNIM encoded by the coding sequence TTGTTAGAGTTACTACAGAATGCATTCCTCAACATAAAATCACCAGCAATATTATTTTTTATACTAGGTTTTTTTGCGTCAATTATAAAATCCGATTTAAAGATACCTGAATCGATAGCAAAAATATTATCAATCTATTTAATGATGGCTATCGGTTTCAGAGGCGGAGTCGAAATTGAACATAGCGGTTTGAGCCCTGGTCTGTTAAGTTCAATCGGGATAACGATATTTGTCGGTATTCTTATTCCTCTAATTAGTTTTATAATATTAAAAAAAGTAAATAAGCTTGATACAATTAATGCCGGAGCAATTGCTGCTCACTACGGTTCGGTAAGTGTTATAACATTTGTTACTGCCGTCACGTTTTTAGAAAGAGAGATTGTTATATACGACGGGTTTATGGTTGGTATGATGGCATTAATGGAATCTCCTGCTATTTTCATCTCCTTACTGCTTGTTGCATATCTCACAAAAAAGAAATCTGCATCAACTCAATTTCATATAAATGAAGTTATTCGCGAATCACTTTTTAACGGCAGCGTTATTCTTCTATTCGGAAGCATGTTAATTGGATTTACAACAGGTGAACAGGGCTACGAAATTACGGAACACTTTTTTGTTTCACCATTTCAGGGAATATTAACTTTGTTTTTGCTTGAAATGGGAATGCTTGCCGGAAAGCGAATCGATGAATTCAGAGAAGTTGGAATTTCTCTTGGGTTATTTGGGCTTTTAATGCCAATTTTTAATGGAATTCTTGGTGCAATATTGGCAACTGCAATAGGATTGACTGTTGGAAGTGTTACACTTTTTGCCGTTTTAACAGCAAGCGCATCCTATATTGCAGCACCGGCTGCAGTACGATTAGCATTGCCTTCGGCTAATCCTTCTTATTATATTACAATGTCGTTGGCGATTACATTCCCTTTTAATATCGTTTTCGGAATCCCACTCTATTATTCGATCGCAGGTTTTTTACAAAATATTATGTGA
- a CDS encoding DUF190 domain-containing protein, with translation MKKLEIIIGSYELNKVIDILEDSEALGYTVIADAAGRGKNGKRVKDEITEVNRRNVIMCIDNEEKIKTIIEKLKILKERYSLKAFVSDVSMEL, from the coding sequence ATGAAAAAGTTAGAGATAATAATTGGCAGCTACGAGTTAAATAAGGTAATCGATATACTTGAAGACAGTGAGGCTTTAGGCTATACGGTTATTGCAGATGCCGCAGGCAGAGGGAAAAATGGTAAACGGGTAAAGGATGAAATAACAGAAGTGAACCGTAGAAATGTAATTATGTGTATCGACAATGAGGAAAAGATTAAAACCATAATTGAAAAATTGAAAATACTGAAAGAACGTTATTCGTTAAAAGCTTTTGTAAGTGATGTAAGTATGGAGTTGTAA
- a CDS encoding NmrA/HSCARG family protein yields MDKKIIAVLGATGAQGGGLANTILSDKNSEFSVRAITRDVNSDKAKALTDKGAEVVKADVDDANIITNAFKGAYGVFAVTFFWEHFSPEKELNQAKIFAQAAKDTGVKHLIWSTLEDTRNWIPLDDDRMPTLGGKYKVPHYDAKGESNKFFEEANVPTTYLNTSFYWDNFIYFGMGPKKGDDGNYYFAFPMDDKKLPGIAAEDIGKCAYGIFKNYDKYVNKSVGIAGGHLTGYQMADAMSQALNKPIKYNPVSPEVYRGFGFPGADDLGNMFQFKRDFEAEYCSARNLDESRSLNPELLTFDAWLAKYKERIPLD; encoded by the coding sequence ATGGATAAAAAGATAATTGCCGTACTTGGCGCTACCGGGGCTCAAGGCGGTGGATTAGCTAACACTATATTATCCGATAAAAACAGTGAGTTTTCCGTAAGAGCAATTACGAGAGATGTAAATTCCGATAAAGCGAAAGCTCTTACCGATAAAGGAGCCGAAGTTGTAAAAGCTGATGTTGATGATGCTAATATCATTACAAATGCATTCAAAGGTGCATACGGAGTGTTTGCAGTTACTTTCTTCTGGGAACATTTTTCACCTGAAAAAGAATTAAATCAGGCTAAGATATTTGCCCAAGCGGCAAAGGATACCGGGGTTAAACATTTGATTTGGTCAACTCTGGAAGATACTAGAAATTGGATTCCGCTTGATGATGATAGAATGCCGACACTTGGCGGAAAATATAAAGTCCCTCACTATGATGCCAAAGGAGAATCAAATAAATTTTTTGAAGAAGCGAATGTTCCTACTACTTATTTGAATACATCTTTTTACTGGGATAATTTTATTTACTTTGGTATGGGTCCTAAAAAGGGTGACGACGGTAATTATTATTTTGCATTCCCGATGGATGATAAAAAATTACCGGGAATTGCCGCGGAGGATATCGGTAAATGTGCATACGGGATTTTTAAGAATTATGATAAGTATGTAAACAAATCGGTTGGAATTGCTGGTGGACATTTAACGGGCTATCAAATGGCAGATGCTATGAGTCAAGCTCTCAATAAGCCAATAAAATACAATCCCGTTTCACCTGAAGTTTATCGAGGTTTCGGTTTTCCGGGTGCCGATGACTTAGGTAACATGTTCCAATTTAAAAGAGATTTTGAAGCTGAATATTGCTCTGCAAGAAATCTGGATGAATCCCGCTCGCTTAATCCCGAACTTCTCACATTCGATGCATGGCTTGCAAAATATAAAGAAAGAATACCGTTGGATTAA
- a CDS encoding BrnT family toxin produces the protein MSKIRFQWDSLKNSVNIKKHKVSFEEAKSVFFDENARLISDHEHSSDEERYIILGLSNKLRLLVVVHTYRENDEIIRLISARKATKSESKYYHEVN, from the coding sequence ATGAGTAAAATTCGTTTTCAATGGGATTCTCTTAAAAACAGTGTAAATATTAAAAAGCACAAAGTCTCTTTTGAAGAAGCGAAATCAGTATTTTTTGATGAAAATGCACGATTAATATCAGATCATGAACATTCGAGCGATGAAGAACGTTATATCATTTTGGGTTTATCAAATAAATTAAGACTTCTTGTAGTCGTTCATACGTACAGAGAGAATGACGAAATTATTAGGTTAATCTCAGCAAGAAAAGCAACAAAATCTGAAAGCAAATATTATCACGAGGTGAATTAA
- a CDS encoding CopG family antitoxin, with protein MKKEYDFSNSKKNPYTKKLKKQISIRIENDTIEYFKELASETDIPYQNLMNLYLRACAEKNIKPNIKWE; from the coding sequence ATGAAGAAAGAATATGATTTTTCGAATTCAAAAAAAAATCCTTATACAAAAAAGTTAAAGAAGCAGATATCGATTCGAATTGAAAATGATACCATTGAGTACTTTAAGGAATTGGCATCCGAGACTGATATCCCTTATCAAAATTTGATGAACCTTTATTTAAGAGCTTGTGCAGAAAAAAACATTAAGCCAAATATTAAATGGGAGTAG
- a CDS encoding S41 family peptidase, whose translation MQKLKLIISILVLTSFLFAQDSPFVFNPSLNSDGSKIAFSYQGDVWVSDADGNNAVRLTIHEAYEGNPKWSPDNSMIAFSSDRYGNNDIFVIPSTGGTSKRLTYHSISDVLSDWTSSNDLIFTTNREFKQIEWNNEIQAISANGGTERRILNAVGDMAVMSPDSRFIAYVRGYRPTREAYTGSANYNVWVYDTKNDTHNKLTDFEGHDWMPQWGDSRTVYYISAQSGIYNVHRLKIDDNGKAVGSNEQLTNFKEDGLRYLSVSRDGSTATFSRQSDIYVMKTNGGTPQKVNVNISADYRFDPVEYKSETSGASEYAVSPNGKLMAFVVRGDVFIKEVDKEESKSKNLTNDPGSRDQMVTFLNDSTLIFVSDKYDQNDLFMIRSAEEKQPNLFKSLKHKIERLTSTDGEERNPVISPDLKKIAYVVGRGELIVADISADGKLSNSKTLLDGWDTPGSIAWSPDSKWLAYQLSDLYFNSEIYIHAVDGSKDPVNVSMHPRGDYSPFWSKDGSKLGFSSARNNSNYDVWFTWLKKEDFEKTKDDWKEKDDDGDNKKDKKKGDDKDEKKDEVEPIVIDFENIHRRLTQVTSMTGDESNFVISNDGETFLFTGDSKTDNGTDLYSVKWDGKDLKVVMGGGKSPSGFYLDPEGKYMYFMKRGGSIGRFDVGASKDESLPYKADLKVDYYAEQDQVFDEAWRALDLNFYDPDFHGRDFEALKKKYKPWAMRTSTKQDFQTVYNEMLGQINASHMGLYGVPDRAETQKDRTGLLGIEIEPVDDGIKVLRVVPNTPADKERSKLFVDDVITSVDGNKIDNKVNFFSYFNNKADEKVLLTVKGKDGEREVVIRPTNSVNNDLYEEWVDDRRKLTEEYSNGRLGYLHIRGMSMPSFEVFERELTASGLGKEGIVIDVRFNGGGWTTDYLMTILNYKQHAYTIPRGAAEDLEKEKTKFRDYYPLGERLPFAAWIKPSIALCNQNSYSNAEIFSHAYKQLGIGTLVGIPTFGAVISTGAQGLVDGSYVRLPGRGWYVKADDKNMDFVPAVPDIIIDDAPDSKAKGDDPQLRAAVNELLKQIDGK comes from the coding sequence GGAACTTCCAAACGACTTACATATCATTCGATCTCGGATGTGTTATCGGATTGGACTTCATCAAACGATTTAATTTTTACAACCAACAGAGAATTCAAACAAATTGAATGGAATAACGAAATCCAGGCAATTTCAGCAAACGGCGGAACGGAAAGAAGAATTCTTAATGCAGTTGGTGATATGGCGGTTATGAGTCCCGATTCAAGATTCATCGCTTATGTAAGAGGATACAGACCAACACGAGAAGCTTACACAGGTTCGGCAAATTATAATGTTTGGGTTTACGATACGAAGAATGACACACACAATAAACTCACCGATTTTGAAGGTCATGATTGGATGCCGCAGTGGGGTGATTCAAGAACTGTTTATTATATCAGCGCACAAAGCGGAATTTATAATGTACACAGATTAAAAATCGATGATAACGGTAAAGCCGTTGGAAGCAACGAACAGCTCACTAATTTTAAAGAAGACGGATTAAGATATTTATCTGTAAGCCGTGACGGATCAACCGCGACATTCTCACGTCAATCTGATATTTATGTAATGAAAACAAACGGCGGCACACCTCAAAAAGTTAATGTAAATATCTCAGCAGATTACAGATTTGATCCCGTTGAATACAAATCAGAAACTTCAGGCGCAAGTGAATATGCGGTTTCACCAAACGGAAAATTGATGGCATTTGTCGTTCGCGGTGATGTATTTATAAAAGAAGTTGATAAAGAAGAAAGTAAAAGTAAAAATCTTACAAACGATCCCGGTTCACGTGATCAAATGGTTACTTTCTTAAATGACTCTACTCTAATATTTGTAAGCGACAAATATGATCAAAATGATTTATTCATGATTCGTTCAGCCGAGGAAAAACAACCTAATCTTTTCAAATCGCTTAAGCATAAAATTGAAAGATTAACAAGCACCGATGGTGAAGAGAGAAATCCGGTAATTTCACCCGACTTAAAAAAGATTGCTTATGTTGTCGGAAGAGGAGAATTAATTGTTGCTGATATTTCCGCGGATGGAAAATTAAGTAATTCGAAAACTTTATTAGATGGATGGGATACACCGGGAAGTATTGCATGGAGTCCCGATAGCAAATGGTTAGCTTATCAACTTTCGGATCTCTATTTCAATTCTGAAATTTATATTCACGCGGTTGACGGAAGCAAAGATCCGGTTAATGTTAGTATGCATCCGAGAGGTGATTACAGTCCATTCTGGAGTAAAGACGGCTCAAAACTTGGTTTCTCTTCCGCCCGAAACAACAGCAACTATGATGTTTGGTTTACTTGGTTAAAGAAAGAAGATTTCGAAAAAACAAAAGATGATTGGAAAGAAAAAGATGACGATGGTGATAATAAAAAAGATAAAAAGAAAGGCGACGACAAAGATGAAAAGAAAGATGAAGTTGAACCGATTGTAATCGATTTTGAAAATATTCACAGAAGACTTACTCAAGTTACCTCGATGACAGGCGATGAAAGTAATTTTGTTATTTCAAATGACGGCGAAACTTTCTTATTTACCGGTGACAGCAAAACCGATAACGGAACCGATCTTTACAGTGTTAAATGGGATGGGAAAGATCTTAAAGTTGTTATGGGCGGCGGTAAAAGTCCGTCCGGATTTTATCTTGATCCCGAAGGTAAATACATGTATTTCATGAAACGCGGCGGATCGATCGGAAGATTTGATGTAGGCGCTTCAAAAGATGAATCACTTCCTTACAAAGCTGATCTTAAAGTTGATTACTATGCCGAACAAGATCAAGTATTTGATGAAGCTTGGCGCGCTCTCGATCTTAATTTCTACGATCCCGATTTTCACGGAAGAGATTTCGAAGCTCTAAAAAAGAAATATAAACCATGGGCAATGCGAACTTCCACCAAGCAGGATTTCCAAACAGTTTATAATGAAATGCTCGGACAAATTAACGCAAGTCATATGGGGTTGTACGGAGTTCCCGATAGAGCTGAAACTCAAAAAGATAGAACCGGTTTACTCGGAATTGAGATTGAACCAGTTGATGACGGTATAAAAGTTCTTCGTGTTGTTCCTAACACTCCGGCTGATAAAGAAAGAAGCAAACTATTTGTCGATGATGTAATAACTTCCGTTGACGGAAATAAAATTGATAACAAAGTTAACTTCTTCAGTTACTTTAATAACAAAGCAGATGAAAAAGTTCTTCTAACAGTAAAAGGAAAAGACGGTGAACGTGAAGTTGTTATTCGTCCGACTAATTCCGTTAACAACGATCTTTATGAAGAATGGGTTGATGATAGAAGAAAATTAACGGAAGAATATTCGAATGGAAGATTAGGTTACTTACATATACGAGGAATGAGCATGCCGAGTTTTGAAGTTTTCGAGCGTGAACTTACAGCAAGCGGTCTCGGTAAAGAAGGTATTGTGATTGATGTTAGATTTAACGGCGGAGGCTGGACAACAGATTACTTGATGACAATCTTAAATTACAAACAACATGCTTATACTATTCCTAGAGGCGCAGCTGAAGATTTAGAAAAAGAGAAAACTAAATTCCGTGATTATTATCCTCTCGGTGAAAGATTACCTTTCGCTGCTTGGATAAAACCTTCAATTGCATTGTGTAATCAAAACAGTTATTCTAATGCAGAAATTTTCTCACATGCATACAAACAATTAGGAATCGGTACATTGGTTGGAATTCCGACATTCGGTGCTGTTATTTCAACAGGTGCTCAAGGTTTGGTTGACGGATCATATGTAAGATTACCCGGTCGCGGTTGGTACGTAAAAGCAGATGATAAAAACATGGATTTTGTACCTGCAGTACCGGATATTATAATTGACGATGCTCCTGATTCAAAAGCTAAAGGTGATGATCCACAGCTTAGAGCTGCAGTTAATGAATTGTTGAAACAGATTGATGGGAAGTAA